Genomic window (Mustela erminea isolate mMusErm1 chromosome X, mMusErm1.Pri, whole genome shotgun sequence):
CCACGGATTACAAGAGTCTCGTAGTCAGTCCCAGACTCTGCTGCCTCCTTCTGGGGAGAATCACGCGACTGCCCACTGGACAAAGGCTCGGGGTCACCAGGAGGGCTAGTTAACCGGCAGGACTCGTTCTCTGAAGGCAGCGTTTCACCAGGAGGCCCTTCTGTGCTCTCTGAGGCTTCGCCACTgctcttctctgctccttccttggAATCACCTGCTGCAGCCTCTGCTCCACTGCTGCTGTCAGGCTCTTCCTCCATATCCTCCACGTAATCTAAAACCACATTGACAAGAGACCTCCTAGAAGCCAGGGATCGTCTAGGGTGGAGGGACTTACTTACACTATCAGGGATGTTTGGTGAGAAGAACCTTCCTGAGGGACTGATGTCACTTTTGGGAGTCGAAGCATCGAACTGTTTCATAGGTAAGAACAGAAAGGGAGAGGTGGTGAGTGCATATGTGCTTGAAGTATCTTTAAAAGTATCGTCTTCATCTTCACCATCTGAAATGATCCTTCtggctttccttctgcctctcacgTTACCCACTACTTCTTCCGGCTCGTCATTGGTCTCCAAAAGATCCGCACTGAGATGTGCTTTGTCCCACTCAAGCTCTGCCTGAGAATGTGCTGCAGAACCACACAAGCTCTTTTCGTCCTCAGCGTGCTGTGAAGACTGCCTGGAAAGATTTTGTCTGCTGTCTGCAGAGTCTTccaaaaaaagattgaaatcacatGCATACTGCGATGAGGAGGCTATACGTTCCTCTTCCAACTTGGTCACATTTGCTTGAGTGTCCTGCAGCACACTGTGGGATGCTGACAAGTCGCCATCGGCTCTTCTGATTACAGATGTGTTAGGTTCTGTTTGACTTTCAAGGGTCATGGGACTCACGGGCCAGAGGTTGCAGTGTGGTAATGTCTCAGCAGCGTTTGGTTGCTTTGGATCTGGTCCCAGATCAGCTCCAACTGCTTTGCTCGGTAGAAAGTTAAAATCTCCCAGAGGGTTCTCTTGCAGCGTCCCCCGTGTTGGCCCCTCTCGCAATGCCTCCGTTTGTAGAACCATTCCCAACGAGTTGGTCCAGATTTCATCTACACTCCCATAACCCTCAGGTAAAGCAGCTACAGAACCAGCATCGGATGTCCTTTCGGGGGGGTGACTACCGTCTTGCGAGACGGTAACATTCATCTTTATACTGGAGATGTCTTGATTCTCACTCTCTTCAGGCAGATCATCAATGATGACACTCGCCATTTGGGAACTGATTTCTTCTTCCTGGGTATGATAAGTGGGTAGAAGTAGTGAATGTCGAGGCTGCAGTTTATTCAGTTCAGggcatttcttcttcatttgagAAGAGAAGAGGGGTTCTGTCAGCCAAGTCCCCTCATTTCCAGCTCTTTGTCTTCTGGTTAAAAGCTCTGTATTTTGAGACTCTAATTCCACAAGGAACTGAGCTTTCTGAACCCTTTGTTGAATATAATGGGATTCTTCAATCACGTCGAGCTCTTCTTTAACAGACAGATCACGTGTGTACATCAAGTCATGGTCTGAGATTCCAGCTATCCCCAAAGAGTGCAGGTAGGCAATATGTTCATCCAGTATCTTATCAGATCTCCTCTGGGCAGCATGCAAAGATTGAAGCTGCAGCTGGGTTGCAGAGTGCTGAAAATCCTCAATGGTGAAGAGCTCTCTTAATTCTTGTTTCGTAAAATACCGGAAAGGGTTCTTCTTGTCGCCAGTAGTTTGCCTTATTAGTGAGTCCTTGAAAACCTgtcttctgtatattttttcctctacagTCCCACAAGTAATCAGCCTATAAACTACAACATTTTCCTTTTGGCCAATTCGGTAGACTCTGTCCACAGCTTGAGCGTCAGTTGCAGGATTCCAGCTCGGGTCAAAAATGACCACTCTGGTTGCTGCAGTCAGTGTTAAGCCAACACCACCTACCTGAGTGGTAAGCAGAAAAACAGAGTACTCTCTATTTTGCTGGAAtaagttaattcttttttctcgTTCCACAAGATGAGTAACTGTCCCATCGATTCGCAGTATCTTAAAGTGCCGATTCTTTAGCAGGTGTTCGATGATGTTCAGAATCTGTCTTGACTGGGAAAACACCAGAGTTTGATGCCCTTCATCTCGCAGTCGCTTTAACAGCTCTATCAGAAATACCATTTTTCCAGATTCTTCCATCAGTGCATCATCAGTTATCTGATCAATGTGGCCCACATCTGAGGAATCTTCCCCTTCATTTTCACCTTGAACAGAGAATTGCACAGACCCTAAATTCAACAAATGACAAGCTCGTGCAGAGAGCAGCCTAGGATGATCACACAGCTTCTTTAAGACACCTAGCTCAGCCAGGGGTGAGCGTGTCTCCATTAAAAGCTCCTTGATATGATCTAGAGACACAAATTTCCTGTATATTTCTTCTTGTAAAGGCACAAGACGTATCCAAATAATTAAGTCATTTTTCCTGGAAAGAGAAGGCATTTCACAAATGGCACCAACATCTGGATTCTCTGCACTAAGTCTGACCTCTGGGGTgcttgactttttcttttgtacCTCTTCTTTTGTCCTCCTGAGAAAATAGGGTTTTATGATTGCCATCaagttttcagatattttaaatccTAAGGCTTTTTCCCCTGGGGTAGCATCCTTCTCTCGTGCTCTCGTAATAGGATTTTCATACTCcatcttaaaagtttttaatgttCCTAGCAGGGACCCTTGACAAGCAAAATCAAACAGGGACCACAGTTCTTGTAAATTATTCTGGATTGGGGTTCCTGTGAGGAGGATGCGATTCCTGGCAGGGACAGCGCGAGCACATATCGCTGACTTAGTGgatgaggtttttattttatgtgcttCGTCAAGGATGACATAGTCCCACACAAACTCTTGGCCATTCAAGCTTGAAAGCTGCTGCCAGTTATTGATTAACATTTGATAAGTGGTGATAATGACACCATTCCTTTGCTGAA
Coding sequences:
- the ERCC6L gene encoding DNA excision repair protein ERCC-6-like, translated to MEASGRFVEAAALTPEQAALYQRYVKEAKEATKNGDLEEAFKLFNLAKDIFPNEKVMSRIQKIQEALEELAEHEDDEFTDVCNSGLLLYRELHNQLFEHQKEGVAFLYSLYRDGRKGGILADDMGLGKTVQIIAFLSGMFDATLVNHVLLIMPTNLISTWIKEFVKWTPGMRVKTFHGPSKDERTRNLSRIQQRNGVIITTYQMLINNWQQLSSLNGQEFVWDYVILDEAHKIKTSSTKSAICARAVPARNRILLTGTPIQNNLQELWSLFDFACQGSLLGTLKTFKMEYENPITRAREKDATPGEKALGFKISENLMAIIKPYFLRRTKEEVQKKKSSTPEVRLSAENPDVGAICEMPSLSRKNDLIIWIRLVPLQEEIYRKFVSLDHIKELLMETRSPLAELGVLKKLCDHPRLLSARACHLLNLGSVQFSVQGENEGEDSSDVGHIDQITDDALMEESGKMVFLIELLKRLRDEGHQTLVFSQSRQILNIIEHLLKNRHFKILRIDGTVTHLVEREKRINLFQQNREYSVFLLTTQVGGVGLTLTAATRVVIFDPSWNPATDAQAVDRVYRIGQKENVVVYRLITCGTVEEKIYRRQVFKDSLIRQTTGDKKNPFRYFTKQELRELFTIEDFQHSATQLQLQSLHAAQRRSDKILDEHIAYLHSLGIAGISDHDLMYTRDLSVKEELDVIEESHYIQQRVQKAQFLVELESQNTELLTRRQRAGNEGTWLTEPLFSSQMKKKCPELNKLQPRHSLLLPTYHTQEEEISSQMASVIIDDLPEESENQDISSIKMNVTVSQDGSHPPERTSDAGSVAALPEGYGSVDEIWTNSLGMVLQTEALREGPTRGTLQENPLGDFNFLPSKAVGADLGPDPKQPNAAETLPHCNLWPVSPMTLESQTEPNTSVIRRADGDLSASHSVLQDTQANVTKLEEERIASSSQYACDFNLFLEDSADSRQNLSRQSSQHAEDEKSLCGSAAHSQAELEWDKAHLSADLLETNDEPEEVVGNVRGRRKARRIISDGEDEDDTFKDTSSTYALTTSPFLFLPMKQFDASTPKSDISPSGRFFSPNIPDSVSKSLHPRRSLASRRSLVNVVLDYVEDMEEEPDSSSGAEAAAGDSKEGAEKSSGEASESTEGPPGETLPSENESCRLTSPPGDPEPLSSGQSRDSPQKEAAESGTDYETLVIRGKELKERGQIQEALNCFVKALDIKSADPEVMLMTLSLYKQLNKI